ATTCAGAAGCTATATATTACACTTCTAGAATGATGATAGGAAGTATTTTACTTGGAGGTATATTAGGGTACCTTGCAGTTGTATTTTTAAGAAAAACTGGATTATCATATGCAACATACGCGTTACCAATAGTACCAATTTTATTTATGGCTGTGTTTATCCTCATAGCCCAATTTATAACAACTTACTTAATAGGAAGAAGTTTTAATAAAGAATCTCTTATTGATAGAGTAAGATATAGTGAATAAAAATATATAGAAAGCTATATTTAATTTTTAAATAAGACTAGAGAAGATATAAAAATAGAATTAAATAGGTTAATAATATACAAATACAGGGCAAGTAGCTTAAATGTTCATATGTCCTGTATTTTGTTGTGTTTATTGTTCAGCAGATTGTCATTAGAAATGTATTGGTACAATTCTAAAAAAACTTAAAATTGTACCATAAAAAATGAAAATTTTGTATAATAATCGTATAGAAAATAAAAAGGAGCTGATATATATGAACAATAAAATTAATTATGCACCAGGGCCAACAGAAACCAGAGAAAATGTAAGGCTAATAAGAGCAGAGAAAACAACTAACCCAGATATAGATGTTGATTTTGTTGAGTTTTATAAGAATACATGTGAAAAGTTTGGAAATATAGTTGGTACAAAAAACGATGTTTACATATTAAGTGGTGAAGGAATATTAGGTCTTGAGGCAGCTTGTGCATCACTGACAGAGAAAGGTGATAGAGTTCTTGTAATTGACAATGGTATATATGGAGAAGGATTTAAAGACTTTGTAAAAATGTATAGTGGAGAGTATGTACTTTTTTCAAGTGAATATACAAAAGGTATAGATGCTGATGAGCTAAGAAAGTTTTTAGAAAAGGATAATAACTTTAAATATGCAACAGTGGTTCATTGTGATACTCCAACAGGTGTATTAAATGATGTAAGTAAGATATGTCCACTACTTAAGGAATATGGAATATTAACTGTAGTTGATTCTGTAGCAGGTATGGTAGGAGAAAGGCTAAATGTAGATGAATCTAAAATAGATGTAATACTAGGGGGGTCACAAAAGGCTATTTCTGCACCAGCAGGTCTTACTATAGTTGGTATAAGTCAAGATGCAAAGAATTGTATCAAAAATAGAAAAACAGACATAGTAGGTTTTTATTGTAACTTAAGTATATGGGAAGGTTATTATGAAAAAAAATATTTCCCTTATACAATGCCAATAAGTGACATAATGGGTCTTGATAAAGCATTAGATAATGTACTAGAAGAAGGTGTCGAAAAAGTATTAAGTAGACATGATAGAATAGCTTCTAGTGTAAGACAAGCTGTTAAGGAATATGGTTTAGAATTATTTTTAGAAGGCGGATATTCTAATACAGTGACAGCAATAAAGATACCTGAAAGTATAGGTGCATTAAAACTTACTGATTATATGCTTAAAAATTACAATACACTTGTTGCAACATCATTAAATCAATATATGAATACTATTTTGAGAATCGGTCATATGGGGGAAAATGCTAATTTCGATAAAATAGTTCACATATTAAATGTATTAGACAAAAGTTTAAAAGCATTAGAATTTAATGCAAATGGAAGTTTAATAGATTTATTTAATAAATATTATTTTTAGTCACAATATAAAAGGGGGATGTGGTATGGAAGCTACAGCTAAACAGAAATTTACAACAAAAGATTTGGTGGAAACATCACTATTAATAGCATTAGTATTTGTTGCAACTAAGTTTATAAATATAAGATTGCCAATATCTATAAATGGAGGTCTTGTACACTTAGGAACAGCAATGTTATTTATATCAGCAATAGTATTTGGAAGTAAAAAAGGTGCGTTATCAGGAGCTATTGGGATGGCTCTTTTTGATTTGATATCTGGGTGGACTCTATGGGCTCCATTTACATTTATAGTTAGAGGTATTATGGGGTATTTACTTGGAAAGATTGTATGGGCAAATGGTAAGAATGGAGAAAGTTTTTTTATCAATTTAATGGGAGTAGTAGTTTCGTCAATTTGGATGTTGTCTGGATATTATGTAACAGAGGTTATACTTTATGGTAATTTTATAACTCCACTTACTTCAATACCAGGCAATTTAATGCAGGTGTTAATAGGTCTTATAATAGCACTTCCTATTTCTAAAGCATTAAAAAAATGTATAAGATAGATATAGAATAGATTAAGTTTTTGATGGGATAAATTATATTGTATAATATTAAGATAGAGTATATAATGATAAAAAAATTTAAAATAGAGGTTAATTACGATGTTATCAGTTACAAGGTATGCAGTTAGAAATGTTCGTTTAAAACCCTGGGTAAAGTTTATTTGGTATCTTGAGACAAAATCAAATATACTGCTAAATAATAAATTATTACCTACAGATAGTATAGATATTATCATTAATCTTTCTGATGTCATGGAATATAAGATTGAAAATCAAAGTTATAATGCAAATAATATACATTTTAATGGAATAAGAGATAAACATGGATTTGTTATTCAACGTGGAAATATACGTGTGATGGGTATTTCTTTTTATCCATTTGGACTCTATCCATTTTTAAAGATACCAATTTCAGAGTTTAAGGGTCAAATTGTTGACTTAAAACAAGTATCAGAAGCTTTTGCTGGGAAATTGGAAAGTACATTAAATCAAATATCATCAATAGAAGATATAGCTTTGCATTTAGAAAAAATATTAGTATCTGTATTAGATGAAGATTTAGTTGCAAATAAGATGGTAAATCTCCTGGATTTATTTATATATAATAATAAATACAGCACTATAAAATTGTTTTGTGATGATATGAACATAAATATTAAAACTTTAGAAAGAGCTTGTTTAAAATATACTGGCTATACACCTAAAACACTAAGGAAAATATATAGATTTAAAATGGCCAGCAATCACCTTATTTATAGCTCTAAAAATAATGACTTTTTTGATTTAATTTATGAAAATGAATATTATGACCAAGCTCATTTTATTAAAGAATTTAAACAGTTTTCAGGAGTATCACCGATTAAATTTATTAAAGAGAATAAAACTATTAAAGAAAACACAACATACAACTATTTATAATTATATTGTCGATTTTTTACAATACCCTTAATTTACTTTTTGCTATGATGTAAGAAAGATAAATTGGAGGGTTTGTATATGAAAATTATTACAGAAATAGTAGAATTTAATGTGGAAGAGCATTTATCAAAAGATGCATTTGTAGAGATTGTAAATGAGTTAGAAATAAATTTTCACTCTGTTCAATCGGGCTTTATTGATACTGAGCTTTTATATGATGAAAAAAATCAAAAATGGATTATGATACAACACTGGGATTCTATAGAAAATCTTAAAAGTGCTTCTAGTAAAATGTTTAAAAATACATCTACTGAAAAATTTAGAAAGGCTTTAAAGCCTCAGACTGTTAAGATGAATATAATGCCACAAATTAAAAGTTGGAAATTATAATGCCAGATGTAAAAAATAATTAAGTAGCAAGAAAATAAATTAGCCAAATAACATTTTGTATTAAAATCAAAATTGTTATTTGGCTTTTATTAGCTATTTATATCTAGATATCATTATTTAAAAGTACTATTGCTGTGCGAGATGCAATAGGTATTTTAGAAGATGGAGGAGTAGAAGTAAAATAGATATCATAGTCTATTAAGTTATCTGGTTTTGTTTTTCCTCCAAACTCTATCATATCAGTACTTAATACTGTCTTGTATTTTTTGCCTTGGAACTTTGATATGTCTACTGATTGCATCAGATTAGGATGAAAATTAAATATAAATAAATATTTACCTTTACTGTATACTAAAAGTTTTTTATCATTATCTATATGCACAAGTTCATAGCTATTCTGTGTAAAAATATCACTGTATTTTGTAAGTTCAAGCATAGATTTATCGAAGTTTAATAGTTGTTTATATTTTAAGTTATCATTTTCTGAAAGACTCCATTGTCTTCTAGCATATTTATAACTCCAATTGTTTCCTTCACGTGGAAAATCAATCCATTCAGGGTGTCCAAATTCATTTCCCATAAAATTTAGGTATCCTTCACCAGCTAGAGAAAATGTTGCTAATTTAATTAATTTGTTTAGAGACATGGCTCTATCAATAATATGATTATTTGAGTTTATTTCCATATTCCAGTATATTTCTTTATCTGCTAACCAAAATATAATTGTCTTGTCACCAACTAATGCTTGGTCATGAGATTCACAATATCCAATGTTTTTTTCACCAGGACGTCTAGTAGTAAGCTCGTACCACATTTTGCCTAAATCCCAATTTTCATCAGAAGATTTTGAGATAGTTTTTATCCAAAAATCAGGTACTCCCATTGCCAATCTGTAGTCAAAGCCAATTCCACCATCTTTTATAGGTATACACATACCAGGCATTCCACTCATATCTTCTGCAATGCTTATTGAATTAGGTTTGATTTCTTTTATTAATTCATTTGCAAATTGAAGATATGTTATAGCTTCCATATCTGTGTTTGCACTGAAATACTTTTTATAACTGTCAAATGAAACTCCAAGACCATGGTTATGATATAGCATTGAGGTTACACCATCAAATCTAAAACCATCAAAATGATACTCATTTAGCCAAAATTTTATATTTGAAAGTAAAAAATGAATTACTTCAGGCTTACCATAGTTAAAGAGTTTTGTTCCCCAAGCAGGGTGATTACCCTTTGAATCTGAATGGAAAAATTGATGTTCACTTCCATCAAATTCATTTATTCCCTCTAAAGTATTTTTTACAGCATGAGAGTGAACTAAATCTAATAAAACAGCAATTCCCATTGAATGAGCTGTGTTTATAAGGTTTTTTAAGTCTTCAGGAGTACCAAACCTAGATGAAATTGCATAAAAGTTTGAAACTTGGTATCCAAAAGAAGCATAATATGGATGTTCCATGATAGCCATAAGTTGAATAGTGTTGTATCCAGCGTTCTTTATCCTAGGAAGTATATTTTTAGTAAATTCATTATAAGTTCCAATAGATTCTTTTTCAGTAGCCATACCTATGTGACATTCATAGATTAAAGGAGAAGTTATGTTTTCTAAGTCAAATTCGTTATCAGTCCAACTAAATGGAGTTTTTGGTTGCCATATCTGCCCGTTAAAGTTACCAGAATCCTTTTGTATTACCCTCTTTATGTATAATGGTATACGGTCAAATGTTTCACCATTTGCAGTGACTTGTACCTTTACCTCGGATTTATGAGGTAAGCTGTTTTTTTCGGGTATGAAAATTTCCCAATTACCAGAGTCTATTTTTTTTAGAGGATGGGATTTTCTATTCCAATTATTAAAGTCACCAATTAATGATAAACTATCTGCATTTGGAGCCCACTCTCTATAAAACCATCCATCATTTGTTTGATGGAATCCATAATAAAGATGACCATTTGCAAAAGAACTAAAATTTTCACAGTTAGTTAATATTTTTGCTTTTACATCTTCATAGTGTTTCATTCTTTTTTTTATGTCAGACTCGAATGGTTGTAGGTAAACATCAATATCTAAAATTTTAAATCTTTTTTGACTTTTCATTTGATTTCCCCTCCATAATAAATATTATATTTTAACAAAATAATACTTATCTCATACTATCTTCTCTGTATAATTGATATATATTATATAATCCTAATAAAAAGCTTAAACCACCAATAATTAGTTTCATAATTTACCTCCTTAGTATATTTAAAAATATACTTATATATCAGATTCATCAAAATTTAAAAGTTTATTTAAAACTCTTTTAATAATATCATAATCAAAGCCTTTATAGGAAAGATGTTGAGAAATTTTTTGATATATTTTCTTTTTATCTTCTTTTTTTACTCTTTCATATCTTTTTTTTGCTAGATACATGGCATTTTCAAATTCAGTATCTTTGTCTAATTCTGATACTGCTTCATCAATTGCACTTCTCTCAATACCTTTATTATATAAATTTTGTTTAATTCTGTTTTTACCACATTTGTTTAAATTAACATTGGTATTAACTATTTTCTGAGCCAATATATTGTCATTTACCAGATTATAATTTTTAAGAAAGTCTATAACTCTATCAATTGTATCTTCTTCAAAATCTGCTGATAGTTTTTCTTTCATTTTTTTTTCAGACTGGTCAGCACGAGACAAAATATTTAATGCTTTATTTTTAGCTTTTATATACATCTCATCATCTAAAATAGATTTTAATTCCTCTTCATTTACTTCATTTCCTTTTTTTAAATTAAATGTATAAACAAGTTCTTTAAATATAGCAATAAAAAATTTATCATCTACATAAATATTTACTCTATCATCATTTCTTTTTTGTTGTTCTATTTTCGTAATTATACTCATAATTCCTCCTTTTTTATATGTAATTATATTAACAAAAGTAACTAATAAAATTTAATAAAAAACTTATAATTATACGTTATATTTAATCTAAATTAAGACAAAATAATAAAAAGTTATTTTTATTAAAAAGTAAAGTGAAACTATGTTAAATAATTATTTTTTTAAGTGTTTTTTACCATATAAATATGATTATATACCAAAAAAAATAATTTATAAGCTTTAAGAAATAAAAAATAATGGTACAATAGTATTATAACATTAAAAGGAGACAAAATATGAGAAGTAAAAATCTAGTTCAGAAGGCAGAATTGAAAAATACTGAAAAACTAGAGAAATTTAATCGCCATAAAGGCAAAATCAAAATAGGTATATTAGGAGGTACTTTTGACCCTATACACTATGCTCATTTAGCAACAGCAGAGTTTATTAGAGATAAGTATGAGATTGACAAAATTATCTTTATACCATCAGGAAATCCACCACATAAATTAGGTATCACTACAAATAAGTATGATAGATACAATATGACACTTCTAGCAACTGAAAGCAATGAAGATTTTTTAGTTTCAAAAGTAGAAATCGAAAGAAATAAAAGGACTTATACAATCGATACATTAAAATATTTAAAGAAAAAATACAAAAATGCTGATATTTATTTTATAACAGGGGCAGATGCTATTTGTAGTGTTGAAGAGTGGAAAGATGTAAAGAAAAACTTTGAGTTAGCTACTTTTATAGCTGCGACTAGACCAGGTATTAGCTTATTAAGGTCACAAGAAACTATAGAGAAACTGACTAAAAAATATAATGCTGACATTATAACAGTTTACGTTCCATCATTGGATATATCGTCCACATATATAAGGGAACAGCTAAATGAAGGCAAGTCTATACGTTACTTAGTACCGGAAAATGTAGAAAATTATTTGTATGAAAATAAACTATATCAATATGGAGATGATTAAATGAACTTAGAGAATATTAACCAGAGATTAAATCAAATGCTACCAGTAGGAAGGCTTAGTCACTCAAAAAATGTTGCAGAATGTGCTGTAAAATTGTGTGAGATTTATGGATGTGACAAAGAAAAAGCTTATATAGCGGGGATGATTCATGATTGTGCGAAGTACTTAAGCGATAAAGAAGTAGAGGATTATGTTGACAAATATGAGATATACTTAGACCCAATAGAAGATGGAAACCGCTCTCTATCTCATAGTGTGATAGGGTCATACATATGTGAATATGAATTTGGAATAGAAGATGAAGATATTATAAATGCAATTAAATACCATACAACAGGAAGAGAAGATATGTCTCTTTTAGAAAAAATAATTTACATAGCAGATTTAATTGAAGAAGGAAGAAAATTTCCAGTTGTAGATACATTGAGAGAATTAGCCTATGAAGGTAAGCTTGACGAAGCACTTTTAACTTCATTTAATAATACTTTAATGTTTGTTATTAATAAAAAAGAAGAAATACATCCAAGAACTGTTATGGCGAGAAACTATCTAATTAAAGAAAAGTTATTATAAAAATCTTATATAAAGGCAAACATATTAATAAAATTAAAGTTGACTATGTTACAAAATCGTATTAATATGTTACAATAACTAAGTGTATTTAAATTAGGAAAGTGAGGAAATTTTATATGACAGTGGAACAAATGACAAAAATAGCGTATGATGCCATAGAAGATAAGCTGGGTCAAGATACAGTTATAATAAATATAGGAAAAGTTTCTAGTTTATGTGATTATTTTGTTATTACTACAGCATCTTCTCAAAGACAAGTAAAAGCTATAGCTGATAATGTTGAAGATGAATTAGCAAAACTAGGATTAGAGCCAAGAGGAAAAGAAGGACATGGGACTCAAACTTGGGTACTTCTTGACTATGGGGATATAATGGTTCATGTATTTAATGAGGAAAATAGAGGATTTTATAATTTAGAAAAATTATGGAAAGATGCACCTTATATAGATATTGACACATTAGCATAAACATGATAATATATGTTATTATAGTTAGAAAATTTAAAAAATTGTATTGAATTGAATAGACTAGAGCAGTAAAAGATTATATTTTTTCAGAGAGTTAGTGGAAGGTGAGAACTAATATTATATAACTTTGAACTTACTAGATTAAAATCTATTCTCCATAGCTGGATTAAAAGCTGTCTAAGAGAGTCTATGAAAATAGACTAATTAGGGTGGTACCGCGAAGATTTATCCTCGTCCCTAAACGTAAGTTTAGTGATGAGGATTTTTTATTTTCAAAGAATTATTTGGAAATTATAAGTAAATAATATTAAACAAAGTAGTTGAACGCAACTAAAAATAGGAGGCAAAATATGAGCGTATATAATTTTAAAGAAGTAGAATCGAAATGGCAAAAAATTTGGAAAGATAATAACCAATACAAAATGGATACAGCACAAACTGAAAAGCCTAATTACTACACATTAGAGATGTTCCCTTATCCATCTGGAAAGATACACATGGGACATGTTAGAAACTATTCTATAGGTGATGTTGTCGCAAGATTCAAAAAAATGGAAGGTTATAATGTACTTCATCCAATGGGATGGGATTCTTTTGGTCTACCAGCTGAAAATGCAGCTATAAAACATGGAATACATCCACACAAATGGACAATGGAAAATATAGAAGAAATGAAAGAACAATTAAATTTATTAGGGCTTAGCTATGATTGGGATAAAGAAGTAGCAACTTCGACTCCAGAATACTATAGATTTACTCAAGAAATATTTTTGAAATTTTTAGAACATGGGCTTGCATATAAGAAAAAATCTTATGTTAACTGGTGTCCTTCTTGTGAGACTGTTCTTGCAAATGAACAAGTTGTTCAAGGAGCATGTGAGAGATGTAAATCGACAGTATTAAAGAAAGACTTAGAACAATGGTATTTTAAAACTACTGAATTTGCAGAAGAATTACTTAATGATTTAGATACATTAGATGGATGGCCAGAAAAAGTTAAAATAATGCAAAGAAACTGGATAGGAAAAAGTACAGGAGCAGATTTAGTATTTGATATAGATGGAACTGACAAATCTATGACAGTATTTACAACTAGACCAGATACAACTTATGGAGTTACTTATATGGTACTTGCTCCAGAACATGAACTAGTTAAAGAATTGGTTGCAGGTACAGAGTATGAAGCAGATGTTGAAGCTTTTGTTCAAAAAATGCATACTATGACAGAAATAGAAAGAACAGCAGCTGATGTAGAAAAAGAAGGTATGTTTATAGGTAGATATGTTATAAATCCTTTAAATGGCAAAAAAGTTCCTTTATGGATAGCGAACTATGTACTAGTTGAATATGGAACAGGTGCTATAATGGCAGTTCCTGCACATGATGAAAGAGATAGAGATTTTGCTGAAAAATATAATCTAGATATAATAGATGTAATAACAGAAGATAATAAAATGATAAATTCAGAAGAATTTGATGGATTAGATGCTTCAGAAGGATTTGAAGGAATAATAAATAAATTAGAAAAAGAAGGTAGAGGAAAGAGAACAATTAATTATAGATTAAGAGACTGGTTAGTTTCAAGACAAAGATATTGGGGTTGTCCTATACCTGTAGTTTATTGTGATGAGTGTGGAATAGTTCCAGTTAAGAAAGAAGATTTACCAGTTCTTTTACCAACAGATGTTGAATTTACTGGCAAAGGTGAGTCTCCACTTACTACTTCAAAACAGTTTATGTCAGCAACTTGTCCTCATTGTGGAAAACCAGCTAGAAGAGAAGTTGATACTATGGATACATTTGTTGATTCTTCTTGGTATTTCTTAAGATATGTAGACAATAAAAATGAAGATGAACCATTTAGTAAAGACTTAGTTAATAGATGGCATCCAGTAGACCAATATATAGGTGGAGTAGAGCATGCTATAATGCATTTACTTTATGCCAGATGGTTTGTAAAAGCATTTAAGAGTATGGGCATGGTAGACTTTGATGAACCATTTAAAAACTTACTTACTCAAGGTATGGTTCTTATGGACGGTTCTAAAATGAGTAAGTCTAAAGGAAATACAGTATCTCCTATGGATATAATTGATGAATATGGAGCAGATACTGCAAGACTTTTTGTATTATTTGCAGCTCCACCAGAAAGAGATTTAGACTGGTCAGAACAAGGTGTTGATGGATGCTTTAGATTCTTAAATAGAGTATATAGATTAGTTGATGAGTTAGCAGATGTATTCAAAAAAGATGTTGAGTTTGGCGAGTTAAGTTCTCAAGATAAAGACATGAGATATACTATACATTCTATACTTAAAAAAGTTACTGTAGATTTAAGTGAGAAATTTGGATTTAACACTGCTATATCAGCTCTTATGGAATTAATAAATGATATGTACAAATATAAGGAGTTAGACAATATAAATGAAGCAGTTATAAAAGAAGGTGTACAAACAATAGTAACTATAATTTCACCATTTGCGCCTCATTTAGGTGAAGAATTATGGACTATGATAGGTCAAGAAGGAAGTGTATTTGATATAGATTGGCCTAAATATGATGAAACAGCACTAGTAAAAGATGAAATAGAAGTTGTTGTACAAGTTAATGGAAAGGTTAGAGGAAAGCTAACTGTTAGCTCAAATATATCTAAAGAAGATATGGAAAAAGTAGCTTTAGAAGATGAAAAAATTAAAGCTCTAGTTGAAGGTAAAACTATAGTTAAAGTTGTTGCAGTTCCTAAAAAATTAGTTAATATAGTTGTAAAATAAATAAAAAAGTTGTAAAATAAATAAAAAAATAAAGCTATAAAATAAAATCCCCGTATTGCATACAATTAAAAAATTGCAGTATGGGGAAGTTTTATTTTAAACTCAATGATATAATTTATTTTAAATTTTAAACTCTATAATATAGTTAACAATATATTCCTTTTTCAAAGAAGTCTTTGATTTCATCAATATTATCAGTCTTTCCAAGAGCTAAAATAAGTTTTATTCTAGCTTTTTGCCCTGGAAGGTCTCCACCAAATATACATCCTATATTTTTTAAATCTCTACCAGAACCAAAGTAACCATAACTATCAAATACTCTACCTGAATGGCATCTAGAAACTATAACAACAGGAAGTCCTTTTTCCCTCGCATATTCAACACCAGAAAGCATCTGAGGAGGAATATTACCTCTGCCCATAGCCTCAATAACTATGCCTTTATATCCACTATCAACCGCAAATCTTATAAAGTCTGCATTTTCTCCAACATATGCTTTAAATAATGCAACTTTAGATTCTACCTTATCAGTATCTATAATTGTCCTATTTACAATATCTCTTGTAAGGACAAGTTCGTTACAGTCGATTATTCCCAATGGACCACTAGTTAAAGATTTAAATGTATTTAAAGAAAGTGTATTTGTTTTAGTAGCTTCAGAAGCTAACAGTACTTCATTGTTTAAAACTACAAGAACTCCTTTACCCATAGCATCTTTAGATACAGCAGTACAAACTGATGCAGATAAATTACTTGAACCATCGTAGCCAAGTTCAGAGCTACTTCTCATAGCACCTGTAACGATTACAGGCTTAATGTTGTCGATTGTAAGGTCTAGAAAGTAAGCAGTTTCTTCTAAACTATCAGTACCATGTGTTATTACAACTCCTGTGATATCTTTTCTTGCTAATAAATCATTTACATAATTTTTTAATTCCATCATTCTATAAGGTGTTATGTGAGGTCCTGGAATTTCATCAAAATTAAAAACTTCAACATCTGCAACTTTGTCAATGTTAGTAACCATGGATAATATTTGTTCCCCAGATAAAGTTGGTATAGCAGCACCTACTTTATCATCTACTGTCATAGATATAGTTCCACCAGTAAAGACTATGGCAACTTTTTTCTTAATACTCATAATATTCTCTGCCTTTCACAAATAAATTTATAATTCCGATAGGATTATATCAAAAAAATTTATTAAGGTCTATATAAATTCTTTTATTCGCATAATTTAGATATTTCAGTGTAATAGAATTATTTCTTTGTTTTTTCCCATTCAGCAATATAACTATTCAGTATTTCTCTTATAGCTTTCCCTATTTTAGTATAGGCTTCATCATATAGATTTGCTAGAGATATTCTAATTGACCATTCAGGCCCATAGAATCCATTTCCACTAAGTAAGACTACTGAATAATCATTAGCCAATCTATAAAGTATATCTACTGGAGAAGCATTCTTACTTATAAATTTGAATAAATCTTCTCCATAGTTTATTTTAGCCCATTCTTCAATATCAAACTGAGTATAATATGCAGCATTATTTTTATTTTTATTAACTGGAAGCTCTAAAGCTTCAAACAATAGTTTTTGACGTCTATGGCAAATACTCATATTAAGTTTTTTGTAAGCATCAACTTTATCAATTAATGCAAAGGCAGAGAAAAATGACATTTGAACTTGCTGTGGAGTTGAAAGACCAGCAGTATGATTAAGAGCAACAAGCCTACTATCAGCAACAACTCTTTCCATAAATGAAAGGCTAGAAGGGTTAAGACTCATATCACTGTAGCGCTTATCTACTGATTTTTTTAATTCTCCAGTTAAATCATTTATTTTTTTATCAAAAACATTCTTTTTATGAAGAGCAAATGTACCAAGTCTCCATCCTGTAACTCCAAAATATTTTGAATAAGAATAAACTCCAACAGTGTTATAAGGAAGTTTTGACATTAATGATGAAAAATCTTCTACAAAAGTCCCATATACATCATCTGATATTATCATTAAATCCTTATTATAATTTTCAATTACATCTATTAAATTATTACAAGATGTCTCATCCATAGCTATAGATGCAGGGTTGTTAGGATTAACAACAAATAAAGCTTTAATAGAATTGTCACGAAGCTTTTCTAATTCTTTTTTAGTATACTGCCATGTATGAGCACCTTTTTCGTCAACCGCATTGGCGTTTATGTTTACAACTTTAAAATCATAGCGAGGAAGATTAGGTATCTCAAGATAAGGTGTAAATATAGGAGTCATTAAAGCGATTGTATCTCCTTTTTTTAGAAGTTCATTTGCCATTAATGAATCAAATATATAACACATAGCAGCTGTAGCGCCTTCAACTGCGAATATTTCTACATCACCGTATTTACCTGATATATCGTATTTCATTTCTTGAACTAGATAATCATGCACAATTTTTTCCATATGAGGTAACATTCTATCTGGAAGTGGATAATTATCACCAATGATTCCATCAGCTAGTTCATGAACAAATTCATCACCATCAAATCCAAGTTCATTTATACCAAAATTTATAATATCTCTAGCTAA
This sequence is a window from Clostridioides difficile. Protein-coding genes within it:
- the aspD gene encoding aspartate 4-decarboxylase, which encodes MKNNTYKEIKNIYGKISPFEFKDKLIDIAKHSASENHRELLDAGRGNPNWTCSTAREAFFTFGHFAITETRSNWDLGHLAGMPQKNGIKERFFKYINENIDMPGAYLARDIINFGINELGFDGDEFVHELADGIIGDNYPLPDRMLPHMEKIVHDYLVQEMKYDISGKYGDVEIFAVEGATAAMCYIFDSLMANELLKKGDTIALMTPIFTPYLEIPNLPRYDFKVVNINANAVDEKGAHTWQYTKKELEKLRDNSIKALFVVNPNNPASIAMDETSCNNLIDVIENYNKDLMIISDDVYGTFVEDFSSLMSKLPYNTVGVYSYSKYFGVTGWRLGTFALHKKNVFDKKINDLTGELKKSVDKRYSDMSLNPSSLSFMERVVADSRLVALNHTAGLSTPQQVQMSFFSAFALIDKVDAYKKLNMSICHRRQKLLFEALELPVNKNKNNAAYYTQFDIEEWAKINYGEDLFKFISKNASPVDILYRLANDYSVVLLSGNGFYGPEWSIRISLANLYDEAYTKIGKAIREILNSYIAEWEKTKK